The proteins below are encoded in one region of Triticum aestivum cultivar Chinese Spring chromosome 1B, IWGSC CS RefSeq v2.1, whole genome shotgun sequence:
- the LOC123086694 gene encoding putative germin-like protein 2-1, translated as MASGFFLLVLLALSASRPLASDPGQLQDFCVADRTSQVFVNGFACKDPKTALVVDFFFSGLHMAGNTSNKQGSSVTAVNVAQIAGLNTLGISLARVDYAPHGQNPPHIHPRASEILTVLEGSLYVGFVTSNPENELFSKVLNKGDVFVFRQGLIHFQFNYGTSKAIAIAALSSKNPGVITIANTVFGSNPSISDDILTKAFQVDKKMVDHIQAQF; from the exons ATGGCCTCAGGATTCTTCCTCCTTGTTCTTTTGGCTCTATCAGCTTCTCGTCCTCTTGCCTCCGACCCTGGCCAGCTCCAGGATTTCTGCGTCGCTGACAGGACATCCCAAG TTTTCGTGAATGGATTTGCATGCAAAGACCCAAAGACTGCCTTGGTAGTAGACTTCTTCTTCTCAGGGCTTCACATGGCCGGGAACACGAGCAACAAGCAAGGCTCTTCTGTGACCGCAGTTAACGTCGCGCAGATTGCTGGGTTGAACACTTTGGGCATCTCCCTTGCTCGTGTTGATTATGCACCCCATGGTCAAAACCCACCGCATATCCACCCCCGTGCAAGTGAGATCCTGACTGTGCTAGAAGGTTCGCTCTATGTTGGTTTCGTGACCTCGAACCCTGAAAACGAGCTGTTCTCAAAAGTTCTGAACAAAGGGGATGTGTTTGTCTTTCGACAAGGGCTGATTCACTTCCAGTTCAACTATGGAACTAGCAAGGCGATAGCCATTGCGGCGCTGAGTAGCAAAAACCCCGGAGTGATCACCATAGCAAATACGGTGTTTGGATCAAATCCATCCATCTCAGATGATATACTTACCAAAGCATTCCAGGTGGACAAGAAGATGGTAGACCATATTCAAGCTCAATTCTAG